In Ovis aries strain OAR_USU_Benz2616 breed Rambouillet chromosome 13, ARS-UI_Ramb_v3.0, whole genome shotgun sequence, the following are encoded in one genomic region:
- the LOC114117623 gene encoding ATP synthase membrane subunit K, mitochondrial, translated as MAGPEADAQFHFTGIKKYFNSYTLTGRMNCVLATYGSIALIVLYFKLRSKKTPAVKAT; from the coding sequence ATGGCAGGTCCAGAAGCTGATGCCCAGTTCCATTTCACTGGtatcaaaaaatatttcaacTCTTACACTCTCACAGGGAGAATGAATTGTGTGCTGGCCACATACGGAAGTATTGCTTTGATAGTCTTATACTTCAAGTTAAGGTCTAAAAAAACTCCAGCTGTGAAAGCAACATAA